In Raphanus sativus cultivar WK10039 chromosome 5, ASM80110v3, whole genome shotgun sequence, the following proteins share a genomic window:
- the LOC108856600 gene encoding cyclin-dependent kinase A-1 isoform X1 yields MDQYEKVEKIGEGTYGVVYKARDKVTNETIALKKIRLEQEDEGVPSTAIREISLLKEMQHSNIVKLQDVVHSEKRLYLVFEYLDLDLKKHMDSSPDFSKDLHMIKRYVYQILRGIAYCHSHRVLHRDLKPQNLLIDRRTNSLKLADFGLARAFGIPVRTFTHEVVTLWYRAPEILLGSHHYSTPVDIWSVGCIFAEMITQKPLFPGDSEIDQLFKIFRIMGTPYEDTWPGVTSLPDYKSAFPKWKQTGLESFVPSLDPNGIDLLYKMLLMDPTKRINARAALEHDYFKDIGVMP; encoded by the exons ATGGATCAG TACGAGAAAGTTGAGAAGATTGGGGAAGGGACTTACGGTGTGGTTTACAAGGCACGAGACAAAGTCACCAATGAGACCATTGCGTTGAAGAAGATCCGCCTCGAGCAGGAGGATGAAGGTGTACCTAGCACTGCTATTCGTGAAATCTCCCTCTTGAAAGAGATGCAGCACAGCAACATTGTCAA GTTGCAGGATGTTGTGCACAGCGAGAAGCGTTTGTATCTGGTTTTTGAGTATCTTGACTTGGATCTCAAGAAGCACATGGACTCATCTCCTGATTTCTCTAAGGATCTACACATGATCAAA AGGTATGTTTACCAGATTCTCCGCGGAATTGCGTATTGCCACTCTCACAGGGTTCTCCACCGTGATCTGAAGCCACAGAATTTGTTGATTGATCGCCGCACAAACTCACTAAAGCTTGCAGATTTTGGACTGGCCAGAGCATTCGGTATCCCTGTCAGGACATTTACTCATGAG GTGGTTACTCTCTGGTACCGAGCTCCAGAGATACTCCTAGGATCTCATCATTACTCTACACCCGTTGATATTTGGTCTGTGGGATGCATATTTGCGGAGATGATCACCCAAAAGCCCTTATTTCCTGGAGACTCCGAGATTGATCAACTCTTCAAGATTTTCAG AATCATGGGAACTCCATACGAGGATACATGGCCTGGGGTAACTTCCCTGCCGGATTACAAATCCGCTTTCCCTAAATGGAAACAAACG GGCTTAGAGTCTTTTGTTCCGAGTCTGGATCCCAATGGAATAGATCTCCTCTAT AAAATGCTGTTAATGGATCCAACCAAAAGAATCAACGCAAGAGCTGCCTTGGAGCATGATTACTTCAAGGATATTGGCGTTATGCCTTAG
- the LOC108856600 gene encoding cyclin-dependent kinase A-1 isoform X2 has protein sequence MLQYEKVEKIGEGTYGVVYKARDKVTNETIALKKIRLEQEDEGVPSTAIREISLLKEMQHSNIVKLQDVVHSEKRLYLVFEYLDLDLKKHMDSSPDFSKDLHMIKRYVYQILRGIAYCHSHRVLHRDLKPQNLLIDRRTNSLKLADFGLARAFGIPVRTFTHEVVTLWYRAPEILLGSHHYSTPVDIWSVGCIFAEMITQKPLFPGDSEIDQLFKIFRIMGTPYEDTWPGVTSLPDYKSAFPKWKQTGLESFVPSLDPNGIDLLYKMLLMDPTKRINARAALEHDYFKDIGVMP, from the exons ATGTTGCAGTACGAGAAAGTTGAGAAGATTGGGGAAGGGACTTACGGTGTGGTTTACAAGGCACGAGACAAAGTCACCAATGAGACCATTGCGTTGAAGAAGATCCGCCTCGAGCAGGAGGATGAAGGTGTACCTAGCACTGCTATTCGTGAAATCTCCCTCTTGAAAGAGATGCAGCACAGCAACATTGTCAA GTTGCAGGATGTTGTGCACAGCGAGAAGCGTTTGTATCTGGTTTTTGAGTATCTTGACTTGGATCTCAAGAAGCACATGGACTCATCTCCTGATTTCTCTAAGGATCTACACATGATCAAA AGGTATGTTTACCAGATTCTCCGCGGAATTGCGTATTGCCACTCTCACAGGGTTCTCCACCGTGATCTGAAGCCACAGAATTTGTTGATTGATCGCCGCACAAACTCACTAAAGCTTGCAGATTTTGGACTGGCCAGAGCATTCGGTATCCCTGTCAGGACATTTACTCATGAG GTGGTTACTCTCTGGTACCGAGCTCCAGAGATACTCCTAGGATCTCATCATTACTCTACACCCGTTGATATTTGGTCTGTGGGATGCATATTTGCGGAGATGATCACCCAAAAGCCCTTATTTCCTGGAGACTCCGAGATTGATCAACTCTTCAAGATTTTCAG AATCATGGGAACTCCATACGAGGATACATGGCCTGGGGTAACTTCCCTGCCGGATTACAAATCCGCTTTCCCTAAATGGAAACAAACG GGCTTAGAGTCTTTTGTTCCGAGTCTGGATCCCAATGGAATAGATCTCCTCTAT AAAATGCTGTTAATGGATCCAACCAAAAGAATCAACGCAAGAGCTGCCTTGGAGCATGATTACTTCAAGGATATTGGCGTTATGCCTTAG
- the LOC108862941 gene encoding dehydrin HIRD11 has translation MAGIINKIGDALHIGGGHKEDEHKKEEHKKEEHKKHADEHKSGEHKEGIVDKIKDKIHGGEGHSSGDHKHDGEKKKKKDKKEKKHHDDGHHSSSSDSDSD, from the coding sequence ATGGCAGGAATCATCAACAAGATCGGAGATGCTCTCCATATCGGAGGAGGCCACAAGGAAGATGAGCACAAGAAAGAGGAGCACAAGAAAGAGGAACACAAGAAACACGCCGACGAGCACAAGAGTGGTGAGCACAAAGAAGGTATCGTTGACAAGATCAAAGACAAGATCCACGGTGGAGAAGGCCACAGCAGCGGAGACCACAAACACGATGgtgagaagaaaaagaagaaggacaagaaggagaagaaacacCATGACGATGGTCACCACAGCAGCAGCAGTGACAGCGACAGCGATTaa
- the LOC108862940 gene encoding transcription termination factor MTERF8, chloroplastic yields MFSLIIRGRRNSPELHKWHNLRASLKAFLSSFSSASVADVSRRKGNSFTVSYLVESLGFTTKLAESIFRRVTTTEEANKGNNPDSVLSLLRSHGFTDSHISTIIRTYPRLLLQDAESSLAPKLRFLTSRGASTSELTEILSKAPKILGIKKDKAFSRYYDFVREIISADSESSEFGKLSEGSAQENKLRNVLVLRDMGVPQRLLLPLLISNHHVCCGKEKFEETLKKVVEMGFEPATFRFVEALRMLYQLSDKTIQEKLCFYEKLGFSVGEVWEMFKKNPSFLPLSEKNVLNSIEAYLGLGFTRDEFATLVKCHPQCLNYSAELVKKKAEFLVKGMNWPVKALVSNPTVLGYNLEKRTIPRCNVIKALMSRGLLGGEGELPSLGSVLVCTDRAFLKRYVMKHDDGDDKKLVAELMDIFTGDRVS; encoded by the coding sequence ATGTTTTCTCTGATAATCCGCGGAAGAAGAAACTCACCGGAGCTGCACAAATGGCATAACCTGAGAGCTTCACTGAAAGCTTTTCTCAGTTCCTTCTCATCCGCTAGTGTTGCTGATGTGAGCCGTCGAAAAGGTAACAGCTTTACCGTCTCTTACCTCGTCGAATCTCTGGGCTTCACCACCAAACTCGCCGAATCAATTTTCAGGAGAGTCACCACCACAGAGGAGGCCAACAAGGGTAACAATCCAGACTCCGTTCTTAGTCTTCTCAGGAGTCACGGTTTTACAGATTCTCACATCTCCACCATCATCAGGACATATCCAAGACTCCTCTTACAAGATGCCGAGTCATCACTCGCTCCCAAGCTTCGGTTTCTAACTTCTCGAGGAGCTTCGACCTCCGAGCTCACCGAGATTCTCTCCAAAGCCCCCAAGATCCTGGGGATCAAAAAGGACAAAGCTTTCAGCAGGTACTACGATTTCGTCAGAGAGATCATATCAGCCGACAGCGAGAGCTCCGAGTTCGGGAAGTTATCGGAGGGCAGCGCGCAGGAGAACAAACTGAGGAACGTGTTGGTTTTGAGAGATATGGGTGTCCCTCAGAGGTTGCTTCTCCCCTTGCTTATCTCTAATCACCACGTCTGCTGCGGGAAAGAAAAGTTCGAAGAAACTCTCAAGAAAGTCGTCGAGATGGGGTTCGAACCCGCGACATTTAGGTTCGTCGAAGCTCTGCGCATGCTTTACCAGCTGAGCGACAAGACGATACAGGAGAAACTCTGTTTCTACGAAAAGCTAGGCTTTTCCGTGGGGGAGGTGTGGGAGATGTTCAAGAAGAATCCGAGCTTTCTTCCTCTCTCGGAGAAGAACGTGTTGAACTCCATCGAAGCGTATCTAGGGTTAGGGTTCACCAGAGATGAGTTTGCGACGCTGGTCAAGTGCCATCCTCAGTGTCTTAACTATTCCGCTGAGCTGGTGAAGAAGAAGGCTGAGTTTCTGGTGAAGGGTATGAACTGGCCTGTGAAGGCTTTGGTTTCGAATCCTACGGTGCTTGGATACAACTTGGAGAAGAGGACTATCCCGAGGTGTAACGTGATCAAAGCTCTCATGTCAAGAGGTTTGCTCGGAGGTGAAGGTGAACTCCCTTCGCTTGGCTCTGTTTTGGTGTGTACGGACCGTGCGTTTTTGAAAAGGTATGTGATGAAgcatgatgatggtgatgataaGAAGCTTGTGGCTGAGTTGATGGATATCTTCACCGGAGATCGTGTTTCATAG
- the LOC130512925 gene encoding nudix hydrolase 6-like has product MDSGAHQIFNGKEDNYGGIVVNLMEMEPMTAQDFEAKLDVSLKSWKVQGKRGIWIKLSSQLSSLVDSAIKRGFTYHHAENEYVVLTSWISESPSTIPANASHRIGIGAFVLNKSREVLVVQEIGGPFKGTGVWKLPTGLIQEGEDIWTGAVREVEEETGIKTKFVEVLAFRERHQSFFERKSSIFSLCELEASNFEIKKQDSEILDAKWMPIEEYVNQPFNQKNEMFRFMANICLKRSKEKEKYAGFSTVLTKNSAGKESHLYCSIDHADLLNRKCDQASTSLFTTLFHKCFCFT; this is encoded by the exons ATGGACAGTGGAGCTCATCAGATCTTTAATGGAAAAGAAGACAACTACGGAGGTATAGTGGTGAACTTGATGGAAATGGAACCCATGACTGCTCAGGATTTTGAGGCAAAGCTCGATGTTTCACTTAAGTCGTGGAAGGTTCAG GGGAAGAGAGGAATTTGGATAAAGCTATCTAGTCAGCTTTCTAGTCTTGTTGACAGTGCAATAAAG AGAGGGTTTACATACCACCATGCGGAGAATGAGTACGTGGTTCTTACATCTTGGATCTCAGAGTCACCTAGCACTATTCCTGCCAATGCTTCTCATCGTATTGGGATCGGTGCTTTTGTGCTAAACAAGAGCAGAGAG GTCCTTGTGGTTCAGGAGATTGGTGGTCCTTTCAAAGGGACAGGAGTGTGGAAGCTTCCTACCGGTCTTATTCAAGAG GGTGAGGATATTTGGACAGGAGCAGTTAGGGAAGTGGAAGAAGAAACTGGT ATTAAGACAAAATTTGTGGAAGTCTTGGCTTTCAG GGAAAGACACCAATCATTCTTTGAAAGAAAATCAAGTATATTTTCCCTCTGTGAGTTGGAGGCAAGCAATTTTGAAATCAAGAAACAAGACTCTGAGATATTGGATGCAAAG TGGATGCCAATAGAGGAATATGTCAACCAACCTTTTAACCAGAAGAACGAGATGTTCAGATTCATGGCTAACATCTGCCTAAAGAGGtcgaaggagaaggagaagtaCGCAGGTTTCTCCACTGTCCTGACTAAGAATTCAGCTGGTAAGGAAAGCCATCTTTACTGCAGCATTGACCACGCCGACCTCCTCAACCGAAAGTGTGACCAAGCCTCCACCTCTCTCTTCACAACTCTTTTCCACAAGTGTTTCTGTTTCACTTAA
- the LOC108858830 gene encoding kelch repeat-containing protein At1g19470-like — translation MALVPNVRCEFVTYAVVKHEIYTLSERAWCHAYDPKGRRLETWAGGHELRNLWQASSCVVDGMLFNVDPGRSLGHLIIVFDLKKQVWRPVKIKDVNGLPPCLYQYGYESKMGNIGGNLVILVGNQTQWWDYEGEKSIWCVEIGLRRNQGGEIWGKVESVEVVFKTTESTPSIELCRTVIV, via the coding sequence ATGGCGTTGGTACCTAACGTGAGGTGTGAGTTCGTGACGTATGCTGTGGTGAAACATGAGATTTACACTTTGAGTGAACGTGCATGGTGTCATGCTTACGATCCTAAAGGACGTAGACTAGAAACATGGGCCGGTGGGCATGAGTTGAGGAATTTGTGGCAAGCATCGTCTTGTGTGGTTGATGGTATGCTGTTCAACGTTGATCCTGGCCGTTCTCTCGGACATTTGATAATCGTGTTTGATCTGAAGAAGCAAGTTTGGAGACCTGTTAAAATTAAAGATGTGAATGGTTTGCCTCCTTGTCTCTATCAGTATGGTTACGAGTCTAAAATGGGTAATATTGGTGGGAACCTTGTGATTTTGGTCGGTAACCAGACCCAGTGGTGGGATTATGAGGGTGAGAAAAGTATATGGTGCGTGGAGATCGGTTTGAGAAGAAATCAAGGAGGTGAGATTTGGGGGAAGGTCGAATCAGTCGAAGTTGTGTTTAAAACCACTGAGTCAACGCCCAGCATTGAGCTTTGTCGAACTGTTATCGTTTGA
- the LOC108862227 gene encoding indole-3-glycerol phosphate synthase, chloroplastic: protein MEALVPVQSAGQRLPVRLVSPSLHRCIGSVSIRRPVSGFAMDTRISSKTPSQFTIRAQQSLGVASSSSSSSVENDLRIKEWEVDMYQNELAISQGIRIRRKPPSKAPLGYSGPFELRLHNADSPTNILEEITWYKDQEVSRMKEVNPLEALKKAVENAPPTRDFVGALRMAHQRTGFPALIAEVKKASPSRGILKENFDPVEIAQAYERGGAACLSVLTDQKYFKGGFENLEAIRSAGVKCPLLCKEFIVDPWQIYYARTKGADAVLLIAAILTDLEITYLLKLCKKLGLATLVEVHDEREMGRVLGIEGIELVGINNRSLETFKVDISNTKKLLEGEHGRQIREKDMIVVGESGLFTPDDIAYVQAAGVKAVLVGESIVKQNDPEKGIAGLFGKNISHT, encoded by the exons ATGGAAGCACTAGTTCCGGTTCAAAGTGCTGGACAGAGACTTCCGGTTAGACTGGTCTCACCTTCTCTCCATCGGTGTATCGGTTCTGTCTCCATCAGACGTCCAGTCTCAGGTTTTGCCATGGACACAAGGATCAGTTCCAAAACTCCGTCGCAGTTCACGATCCGGGCTCAACAG AGCTTAggtgttgcttcttcttcttcttcttcatcagtagAGAATGATCTAAGAATCAAGGAATGGGAAGTAGACATGTATCAGAATGAATTAGCTATTAGCCAAGGTATCAGGATCAGGAGAAAACCACCAAGCAAGGCTCCACTGGGATATTCTGGACCCTTTGAGCTAAGATTGCATAATGCTGATTCTCCCACTAACATCTTGGAGGAGATTACTTGGTACAAAGACCAAGAAGTTTCCAGG atgaaGGAAGTGAACCCACTTGAGGCGTTAAAGAAAGCTGTAGAGAATGCTCCTCCCACTAGGGATTTTGTGGGTGCGCTTAGGATGGCTCATCAAAGGACTGGCTTCCCTGCTTTGATCGCTGAGGTTAAGAAGGCTTCTCCTAGTAGAGGAATCCTGAAAGAGAATTTTGACCCG GTCGAGATTGCTCAAGCTTATGAAAGAGGCGGTGCTGCATGTCTCAGTGTTTTGACTGACCAAAAATATTTCAAG GGAGGTTTTGAAAACTTGGAAGCAATAAGAAGCGCTGGTGTGAAG TGTCCCCTATTATGCAAAGAGTTTATTGTAGATCCATGGCAGATCTACTATGCTCGGACTAAAGGTGCTGACGCAGTTTTGCTCATTGCTGCTATATTGACTGACCTGGAAATAACCTACTTGCTTAAGCTCTGCAAGAAGCTTGGTTTGGCTACCCTTGTTGAG GTGCACGATGAGAGAGAGATGGGTCGTGTTCTTGGGATAGAAGGGATCGAGCTTGTTGGCATCAATAACCGAAGTCTTG aAACATTTAAGGTGGACATTAGTAATACAAAGAAGCTTCTTGAAGGGGAGCATGGTAGACAAATCCGCGAGAAAGACATGATT GTGGTTGGTGAATCTGGTTTGTTTACACCTGATGATATTGCCTATGTACAAGCCGCTGGAGTTAAAGCG GTATTGGTTGGTGAGTCCATTGTGAAGCAAAACGACCCTGAGAAAGGCATAGCTGGACTCTTTGGCAAGAACATTTCTCATACTTAG
- the LOC130512905 gene encoding long chain acyl-CoA synthetase 8-like, whose protein sequence is MEDPPMATSEYGLSTIIAGGVAALLVPILLSVVLTGTKKGKKRGVPVKVGGEEGYAMRHARGPDLVDVPWPGATTMAALFEQACKKYSSNRLLGTREFIDKEIVTSSDGRKFEKLHLGEYRWQSYGEVFERVCNFASGLVGGVGHNVDTRVAIFSDTRAEWFIAFQGCFRQNLTVVTIYASLGEDALIYSLNETQVSTLICDSKQLKKLSAIQSSLKTVKNIIYIEEDGVEVASSDVNGLGDITVSSIAEVEKLGKEKPVEPSFPSKNGVAVIMFTSGSTGLPKGVMITHGNLIGTAAGVMKVIPKLNKNDVYIAYLPLAHVFELEAEIVVFTWGSAIGYGSAMTLTDTSNKIKKGTKGDVSVLNPTLMTAVPAILDRVREGVLKKVEEKGGMAKTLFNFAYNRRLAAVNGSWFGAWGLEKMFWDTLVFKKIRAVLGGRIRFMLVGGAPLSPDSQRFINICMGSPIGQGYGLTETCAGATFSEWDDPTVGRVGPPLPCGYIKLVSWEEGGYRVSDKPMPRGEIVVGGNSVTAGYFNNQEKTDEVYKVDEKGTRWFYTGDIGRFHPDGCLEVIDRKKDIVKLQHGEYVSLGKVEAALGSSNYVDNIMVHADPMNSYCVALVVPSHGAIEKWAEEAGVKSSDVSELCENGEAVKEVQQSLTKAAKAAKLEKFEIPAKIKLLPEPWTPESGLVTAALKIKREQIKAKFKDELHKLYA, encoded by the exons ATGGAAGATCCTCCAATGGCGACCAGCGAGTACGGACTCTCCACGATCATAGCAGGCGGAGTCGCCGCTCTACTAGTACCGATCCTGCTCTCCGTCGTGTTAACCGGAACCAAAAAGGGGAAGAAGAGAGGCGTTCCGGTGAAAGTAGGCGGCGAGGAAGGCTACGCGATGCGTCACGCTCGAGGTCCCGATCTCGTCGACGTCCCCTGGCCAGGAGCCACGACGATGGCCGCCTTGTTTGAGCAGGCTTGCAAGAAGTACTCGAGCAACCGGTTGCTCGGGACTAGGGAGTTTATAGACAAGGAGATCGTCACGTCGAGTGACGGCAGGAAGTTCGAGAAGCTTCATCTCGGGGAGTATCGGTGGCAGAGCTATGGAGAGGTCTTTGAACGTGTTTGTAACTTCGCCTCGGGGCTTGTTGGTGGTGTTGGACATAACGTTGATACTCGTGTCGCTATCTTTTCTGATACTCGTGCTGAGTGGTTTATCGCTTTTCAG GGATGTTTCAGGCAGAATTTAACTGTTGTTACTATCTATGCTTCTTTAGGAGAGGATGCTTTAATTTACTCACTCAATGAG ACTCAAGTGTCGACCCTGATATGCGACTCAAAGCAACTCAAGAAGTTGTCTGCGATACAATCAAGCTTGAAGACTGTAAAGAACATTATTTACATTGAGGAAGATGGAGTTGAGGTTGCTTCTAGTGACGTGAATGGTCTTGGTGACATCACTGTTTCGTCCATCGCTGAAGTTGAGAAACTGGGGAAGGAGAAACCTGTTGAGCCGAGCTTTCCTTCCAAGAATGGAGTTGCTGTTATAATGTTTACCAGTGGTAGTACCGGTCTACCAAAG GGAGTTATGATTACCCACGGGAATCTAATCGGAACTGCTGCAGGAGTTATGAAGGTGATTCCAAAGCTGAATAAGAATGACGTGTATATTGCATATTTACCTTTGGCGCATGTGTTTGAGCTGGAAGCTGAG ATTGTGGTCTTTACATGGGGTAGTGCCATCGGTTATGGCTCAGCAATGACTTTAACTGACActtcaaataaaattaagaaaggaACCAAAGGAGATGTTTCAGTTCTAAACCCAACTCTCATGACTGCAGTTCCAGCTATTCTTGATCGTGTCCGTGAAGGAGTTCTTAAAAAG GTTGAGGAAAAGGGTGGCATGGCGAAGACTCTCTTTAACTTTGCTTACAATCGCCGGTTAGCAGCTGTGAACGGAAGTTGGTTTGGTGCCTGGGGTTTGGAGAAAATGTTTTGGGATACTCTAGTCTTCAAAAAAATACGCGCTGTGCTTGGAGGACGCATCCGATTTATGCTCGTTGGAGGGGCTCCTCTGTCTCCTGATTCGCAACGCTTCATCAATATCTGCATGGG GTCTCCAATCGGTCAAGGATATGGATTGACTGAAACGTGTGCTGGAGCTACGTTTTCTGAGTGGGACGACCCTACTGTTGGACGCGTGGGACCACCACTCCCATGTGGCTACATTAAG CTTGTTTCTTGGGAAGAAGGTGGCTATAGAGTTTCAGACAAACCAATGCCTCGAGGGGAGATTGTGGTAGGTGGTAACAGTGTAACAGCAGGTTACTTCAACAATCAAGAAAAAACAGATGAGGTTTACAAG GTTGATGAGAAGGGCACGAGGTGGTTTTACACAGGAGACATTGGGAGATTCCACCCGGATGGATGTCTTGAAGTTATTGACAGGAAGAAAGATATCGTTAAACTTCAACATGGGGAATATGTATCCCTTGGAAAG GTGGAGGCAGCTTTGGGTTCAAGCAATTACGTTGACAACATTATGGTACACGCAGACCCAATGAACAGCTACTGTGTCGCTCTTGTTGTACCATCACACGGAGCAATAGAGAAATGGGCAGAGGAAGCAGGAGTTAAATCCAGCGACGTCTCTGAGCTATGCGAGAACGGTGAAGCAGTCAAGGAGGTTCAACAATCTCTTACCAAG GCAGCAAAGGCGGCAAAGCTAGAAAAGTTTGAAATCCCAGCAAAGATAAAGTTATTGCCGGAGCCGTGGACACCAGAGTCGGGACTAGTGACAGCTGCTCTCAAAATAAAGAGGGAGCAAATAAAGGCAAAGTTCAAAGATGAACTCCACAAGCTGTATGCCTAa